One genomic region from Sciurus carolinensis chromosome 2, mSciCar1.2, whole genome shotgun sequence encodes:
- the C2cd4a gene encoding C2 calcium-dependent domain-containing protein 4A isoform X2 has product MWCLERLLRGREGLLLSRARRARARSPTACANVLTPDRIPEFCIPPRLAPNLTSSTFRNSWGEDTETNEGAGLTDWDPRSQAALSLPHLPRTLTAYGFCTLLESPHTRRKESLFLGDPGAAVFLQQPEAQPVPGPRAHTYGNNGKRDVPDLPLRTPDATPAAAPLCPCPPRDAICPRPCDRWLLRAPNMRLSRALRARRSHRLSRAGSVPSQDDDDKRGAASLPTAPAPGPRPKLLEAEGTVALGHAGCVLRLVAEYCPGSGRLRIRLLRPEGLAGGTSEPRAVGCRISLVLQPLGATRKQRSSVLRRSRKFSLDQDFYFDGLTEDQVRHLTVRVKVENKGRGLERGRLLGQGELLLGSLLLL; this is encoded by the coding sequence ATGTGGTGTCTGGAGAGGCTACTGCGTGGCAGGGAGGGGCTTCTACTGAGTCGCGCCCGCCGTGCCCGGGCCCGCTCGCCCACGGCGTGCGCAAACGTGCTCACTCCCGACCGTATTCCCGAGTTCTGCATCCCACCGCGACTTGCGCCCAATCTGACCTCGTCTACGTTCCGGAATTCTTGGGGTGAAGATACAGAGACTAACGAGGGCGCGGGCCTCACCGATTGGGACCCGCGCTCACAGGCGGCGCTCTCGCTGCCTCACCTGCCCCGCACGCTCACCGCCTACGGCTTCTGCACGCTGCTTGAGAGCCCGCACACGCGCCGCAAGGAGTCGCTCTTTCTCGGGGATCCGGGTGCCGCCGTGTTCCTGCAGCAGCCCGAAGCCCAGCCAGTGCCTGGACCCCGGGCGCACACCTACGGCAACAACGGAAAAAGAGACGTTCCCGACTTGCCCCTGCGAACCCCAGACGCGACTCCTGCCGCGGCACCCCTCTGTCCCTGTCCGCCCCGGGACGCTATCTGTCCAAGGCCCTGCGACCGATGGCTCTTGCGCGCACCCAACATGCGGCTGAGCCGCGCGCTGCGGGCTCGAAGGAGTCACCGCTTGTCTCGCGCCGGCTCAGTCCCCAGCCAGGACGATGACGATAAGCGTGGCGCCGCCTCCCtgcccacagccccagcccctggcccaAGGCCCAAGCTCCTAGAGGCCGAGGGCACCGTGGCTCTGGGCCACGCCGGCTGCGTCCTGCGCCTGGTCGCCGAGTACTGTCCAGGTAGCGGGCGCCTCCGAATCCGGCTGCTGCGCCCCGAGGGCCTCGCAGGAGGTACCTCTGAGCCCCGCGCCGTTGGTTGTCGCATCAGCCTGGTCCTGCAGCCGCTGGGTGCCACGCGCAAGCAGCGTAGCTCAGTGCTGCGGCGGAGCCGCAAGTTCTCCTTGGATCAGGACTTCTACTTTGACGGGCTCACGGAAGACCAAGTGCGCCACCTGACTGTGCGCGTCAAGGTGGAGAACAAGGGCCGCGGCCTGGAGCGGGGTCGCTTGCTGGGCCAGGGCGAGCTGCTGCTGGGCTCCCTCCTGCTGTTGTGA
- the C2cd4a gene encoding C2 calcium-dependent domain-containing protein 4A isoform X1 codes for MVCDRDVRCNLSCVAGGWAKHPEVEKTPQKFCCSLRCSLSVDVPLCVADHLQERVTQIGTCRQMWCLERLLRGREGLLLSRARRARARSPTACANVLTPDRIPEFCIPPRLAPNLTSSTFRNSWGEDTETNEGAGLTDWDPRSQAALSLPHLPRTLTAYGFCTLLESPHTRRKESLFLGDPGAAVFLQQPEAQPVPGPRAHTYGNNGKRDVPDLPLRTPDATPAAAPLCPCPPRDAICPRPCDRWLLRAPNMRLSRALRARRSHRLSRAGSVPSQDDDDKRGAASLPTAPAPGPRPKLLEAEGTVALGHAGCVLRLVAEYCPGSGRLRIRLLRPEGLAGGTSEPRAVGCRISLVLQPLGATRKQRSSVLRRSRKFSLDQDFYFDGLTEDQVRHLTVRVKVENKGRGLERGRLLGQGELLLGSLLLL; via the coding sequence ATGGTTTGCGATAGGGACGTGAGATGCAATTTGTCTTGTGTGGCGGGAGGCTGGGCGAAACACCCTGAAGTAGAAAAAACGCCACAGAAATTTTGCTGTTCTCTGCGGTGCTCGCTGTCAGTTGATGTGCCTTTGTGCGTTGCAGATCATCTCCAGGAGAGGGTCACGCAGATAGGTACCTGCCGCCAGATGTGGTGTCTGGAGAGGCTACTGCGTGGCAGGGAGGGGCTTCTACTGAGTCGCGCCCGCCGTGCCCGGGCCCGCTCGCCCACGGCGTGCGCAAACGTGCTCACTCCCGACCGTATTCCCGAGTTCTGCATCCCACCGCGACTTGCGCCCAATCTGACCTCGTCTACGTTCCGGAATTCTTGGGGTGAAGATACAGAGACTAACGAGGGCGCGGGCCTCACCGATTGGGACCCGCGCTCACAGGCGGCGCTCTCGCTGCCTCACCTGCCCCGCACGCTCACCGCCTACGGCTTCTGCACGCTGCTTGAGAGCCCGCACACGCGCCGCAAGGAGTCGCTCTTTCTCGGGGATCCGGGTGCCGCCGTGTTCCTGCAGCAGCCCGAAGCCCAGCCAGTGCCTGGACCCCGGGCGCACACCTACGGCAACAACGGAAAAAGAGACGTTCCCGACTTGCCCCTGCGAACCCCAGACGCGACTCCTGCCGCGGCACCCCTCTGTCCCTGTCCGCCCCGGGACGCTATCTGTCCAAGGCCCTGCGACCGATGGCTCTTGCGCGCACCCAACATGCGGCTGAGCCGCGCGCTGCGGGCTCGAAGGAGTCACCGCTTGTCTCGCGCCGGCTCAGTCCCCAGCCAGGACGATGACGATAAGCGTGGCGCCGCCTCCCtgcccacagccccagcccctggcccaAGGCCCAAGCTCCTAGAGGCCGAGGGCACCGTGGCTCTGGGCCACGCCGGCTGCGTCCTGCGCCTGGTCGCCGAGTACTGTCCAGGTAGCGGGCGCCTCCGAATCCGGCTGCTGCGCCCCGAGGGCCTCGCAGGAGGTACCTCTGAGCCCCGCGCCGTTGGTTGTCGCATCAGCCTGGTCCTGCAGCCGCTGGGTGCCACGCGCAAGCAGCGTAGCTCAGTGCTGCGGCGGAGCCGCAAGTTCTCCTTGGATCAGGACTTCTACTTTGACGGGCTCACGGAAGACCAAGTGCGCCACCTGACTGTGCGCGTCAAGGTGGAGAACAAGGGCCGCGGCCTGGAGCGGGGTCGCTTGCTGGGCCAGGGCGAGCTGCTGCTGGGCTCCCTCCTGCTGTTGTGA